A genome region from Christensenella minuta includes the following:
- the recG gene encoding ATP-dependent DNA helicase RecG: MELNESVRSLSGIGEKTSKILQKVEISTIRDLLYYLPRSYKDFSVCKKIRDVSFGETAFFEVRIVSQPQVKRPRYRLEITTFQVSDGTGIATVDIFNQFYIKNNIAQGNTIYIYGKLEQKFGKVRISSPELYFKRPEESFLPIYPLTAGLTQNMLRKFLREALHISEFVEPYSDGFLRKNKLFGLKEALKEVHFPKSPERAEKARARIIFDELLVFNRMLELLGEEKRSQNSRRIRIKPASVKAFVERLPFELTAAQKRVMQEIAKDFAGEQAMSRLVQGDVGSGKTVIAFFAMYCMRERGYQSILMAPTEILARQHYETAVKLFPAEEVVCLTGALTAKKKNDLCGRILDGSVKIVIGTHALLYGDISFQNLGLIITDEQHRFGVKQRAALSGGRQDVHTLIMSATPIPRTLSLVLFGHTDISIVDELPPGRKEIKTYLIHGRKYNDMIVFIKNEIFLGRQAYIVCPLIEDNEGMEAKSAKQMFDELQECYPGIRMALIHGKLKNAEKQEIMDGFSCGKLQILVSTTVIEVGINVPNATVMAVMNAERFGLAQLHQLRGRVGRGAHQSYCFLVSDNQSAHERLRVLTRSSDGFEIAEKDMQLRGTGDLLGTRQHGAGTLKVANLITDMSLLVRTRDVLEQLKKSGGREYDAVTAIAREQLGRKLIEIALN; the protein is encoded by the coding sequence ATGGAATTGAATGAATCTGTTCGCAGCCTTTCCGGGATCGGCGAAAAGACAAGCAAAATTTTACAGAAAGTAGAGATCTCGACAATCAGGGATCTGCTTTACTATTTGCCGCGCTCTTATAAAGATTTTTCGGTTTGTAAAAAAATCCGGGACGTCAGCTTCGGGGAAACGGCCTTTTTTGAAGTCAGGATAGTTTCACAGCCGCAGGTAAAACGGCCGAGGTACCGGCTTGAAATAACTACGTTTCAGGTATCGGACGGCACGGGAATCGCAACCGTTGACATCTTCAATCAATTTTACATTAAAAACAATATTGCGCAGGGAAATACAATCTATATTTATGGGAAGCTGGAGCAAAAGTTCGGCAAGGTCCGCATCTCTTCGCCCGAACTTTATTTTAAACGGCCGGAAGAATCCTTTTTGCCGATTTATCCGTTGACGGCAGGGCTCACCCAAAATATGCTCCGAAAATTTCTGCGGGAGGCTCTGCATATTTCGGAATTTGTGGAACCCTATTCGGACGGTTTTCTGCGGAAAAACAAATTGTTTGGACTCAAAGAGGCCCTGAAGGAAGTTCATTTCCCTAAGTCACCGGAACGGGCGGAGAAGGCGCGCGCACGCATCATATTTGACGAGCTCCTTGTGTTCAACCGGATGCTGGAATTGCTTGGAGAGGAGAAGCGCTCCCAAAACAGCAGGCGCATCAGGATCAAGCCCGCCTCCGTCAAAGCATTTGTTGAACGTCTGCCGTTTGAACTGACTGCGGCGCAAAAGCGCGTGATGCAGGAAATCGCGAAAGACTTTGCAGGGGAACAGGCAATGAGCCGCCTCGTGCAGGGCGATGTAGGCAGCGGAAAAACGGTGATTGCATTTTTTGCCATGTACTGTATGCGTGAGAGAGGATACCAAAGCATTTTAATGGCGCCGACTGAGATCCTGGCCCGGCAGCACTATGAAACAGCCGTAAAATTGTTCCCGGCGGAAGAAGTCGTTTGTCTGACCGGTGCACTGACAGCGAAGAAAAAAAACGATTTGTGCGGAAGAATCCTGGACGGTTCCGTGAAAATCGTCATTGGGACGCATGCGCTTTTATACGGTGATATTTCATTTCAAAATTTGGGACTAATCATTACGGATGAACAGCACCGCTTTGGCGTAAAACAGCGTGCTGCACTCTCCGGCGGCCGGCAAGACGTACATACGCTGATCATGTCGGCGACCCCCATCCCGCGTACGCTCTCGCTTGTATTGTTTGGGCATACGGATATTTCAATCGTCGACGAGCTTCCACCGGGCCGCAAGGAGATCAAGACCTATCTGATCCACGGCCGCAAATATAACGATATGATCGTTTTTATCAAAAACGAGATATTTCTTGGAAGACAGGCTTATATCGTTTGTCCTCTGATCGAGGACAACGAGGGGATGGAAGCCAAGTCTGCCAAACAGATGTTTGACGAGTTGCAGGAATGTTATCCCGGGATTCGAATGGCGCTCATTCACGGGAAGCTGAAAAATGCTGAAAAGCAGGAAATCATGGATGGCTTTTCCTGTGGAAAGCTGCAGATATTGGTTTCTACCACGGTGATTGAAGTAGGGATCAATGTTCCGAACGCAACAGTTATGGCGGTCATGAATGCGGAGCGGTTTGGGCTCGCTCAACTGCATCAGCTTCGAGGCCGTGTAGGCCGCGGAGCGCATCAGTCCTACTGTTTCCTTGTTTCCGACAATCAAAGCGCGCATGAACGCCTGCGCGTTCTTACAAGGAGCAGTGATGGATTTGAAATAGCGGAAAAGGATATGCAGCTTCGGGGAACGGGTGATCTGCTTGGAACGCGCCAGCATGGGGCCGGTACGCTTAAAGTGGCGAACCTTATTACAGATATGAGTCTCCTTGTGCGCACGCGGGATGTTCTCGAGCAGCTAAAAAAATCAGGGGGGCGGGAATATGACGCCGTGACCGCCATCGCACGGGAACAGCTGGGGAGAAAGTTGATAGAGATCGCGCTTAATTAA
- a CDS encoding DAK2 domain-containing protein produces the protein MIELLDGQQFKDMIIGAAATLEKNKDALDALNVFPVPDGDTGTNMSLTMISAAKEVAAADPMDMKAIVQALSLGALKGARGNSGVILSQIFAGLADTLSKADGKIDTSIFAAAFRNGVDYAYKAVMKPKEGTILTVATKMAEAAELMAEKSDDLYAQLEYVILEGEKALKETPEQLPVLKEAGVVDAGGAGFLAIVMGLKAVLDGVEVDPENILDSKGVVVDFTNLDTEKEDIEFGYCTEFFIKNLYPEVKERDIDTYRNNLSKIGDCVLVVGDLSLVKTHVHTNEPGLALQYAQILGELSHIKIDNMREQHRELSELAPDIEVPERKELRQIAVVAVTAGDGIRTIFQDWQIEAFVEGGQSMNPSTDDILRAIEDAPSDHVIVLPNNKNIILAAEQAAEMSGKDVVVLKTKSIPQGIAAAVAYDPEAELEANVKRMDRVIGEVKTGLITHAVRDTKMNGNRIKKDDLIGISESDIVANGTDLKAVFTGLLEKMADGDSELITIYYGENADKDQAEELEALCTGTFENCDVEVHYGGQPVYPYIISVE, from the coding sequence TTGATCGAACTGCTGGATGGGCAGCAATTTAAAGACATGATTATAGGGGCTGCCGCTACCCTTGAAAAAAACAAAGATGCGCTCGATGCGCTCAATGTATTTCCTGTGCCGGACGGTGACACGGGAACAAATATGTCGCTTACGATGATTTCGGCGGCAAAAGAAGTGGCGGCGGCAGATCCGATGGATATGAAGGCCATTGTCCAGGCGCTGAGCCTCGGTGCGCTGAAAGGCGCGCGCGGAAATTCCGGCGTTATACTTTCGCAGATTTTTGCCGGGCTTGCGGACACGCTTTCAAAAGCGGACGGCAAGATTGATACCTCCATATTTGCAGCGGCTTTCCGCAATGGCGTCGATTACGCATACAAGGCTGTCATGAAACCTAAGGAAGGTACGATTCTTACCGTTGCGACAAAAATGGCGGAAGCGGCCGAGTTGATGGCGGAAAAGTCGGATGATTTGTATGCGCAGCTTGAATATGTGATTCTGGAAGGCGAAAAGGCCTTGAAAGAAACGCCTGAACAGCTCCCGGTCTTGAAGGAAGCGGGGGTTGTGGATGCCGGGGGAGCAGGTTTTCTTGCCATTGTGATGGGTCTCAAGGCCGTTCTCGACGGCGTAGAGGTGGACCCTGAAAACATTCTGGACTCCAAGGGAGTCGTGGTCGATTTCACGAACCTCGATACGGAAAAGGAAGATATCGAATTCGGTTATTGCACGGAATTTTTCATTAAGAACCTTTATCCCGAAGTTAAGGAGCGTGATATCGATACCTATCGGAATAATCTTTCCAAAATAGGAGACTGCGTGCTGGTGGTAGGTGACCTTTCCCTTGTAAAGACCCATGTTCACACGAATGAGCCGGGCCTCGCGCTTCAATACGCACAGATTTTGGGAGAGCTCAGTCATATCAAAATTGACAATATGCGTGAACAGCACCGGGAACTTTCCGAGCTTGCCCCGGATATCGAGGTGCCCGAGCGGAAAGAGTTAAGACAGATCGCGGTGGTGGCGGTCACGGCGGGAGACGGCATCCGAACGATTTTTCAGGATTGGCAAATTGAAGCTTTTGTGGAAGGAGGACAGTCCATGAACCCATCTACGGACGATATCCTGCGGGCAATTGAAGATGCGCCGTCGGACCATGTGATTGTACTCCCGAATAATAAAAATATTATTCTCGCAGCAGAGCAGGCTGCGGAAATGAGCGGAAAAGACGTAGTTGTCCTGAAAACAAAATCTATTCCACAGGGAATTGCCGCGGCTGTGGCCTATGACCCGGAGGCGGAACTCGAGGCGAATGTGAAGCGTATGGACAGGGTAATCGGTGAAGTAAAAACTGGCCTTATTACGCACGCGGTACGCGATACCAAAATGAACGGGAACAGGATTAAAAAGGATGATTTGATTGGAATTTCCGAAAGCGATATCGTTGCGAACGGAACCGATCTTAAGGCTGTGTTTACCGGATTGCTCGAAAAAATGGCGGACGGGGATTCTGAATTGATTACCATTTATTATGGAGAAAATGCGGATAAGGATCAGGCGGAAGAACTGGAAGCATTATGCACCGGGACTTTTGAGAATTGCGATGTTGAAGTGCACTATGGCGGCCAGCCTGTCTATCCCTATATTATTTCGGTGGAATGA
- a CDS encoding Asp23/Gls24 family envelope stress response protein, with the protein MSASLKVDLGTVTYTEDYIASIAGYSALECYGLVGMSQKNVTEMIANLFKGDNLQKGVRIKTDGSENIVVELYITVKYGVSLSAVAENIIDKVKYTIEKETGLNVQSVDIIVQGIQI; encoded by the coding sequence ATGAGTGCAAGTTTAAAGGTCGATTTGGGGACGGTAACCTATACGGAAGACTATATTGCGTCGATTGCAGGCTACAGCGCGCTCGAGTGCTATGGCCTTGTTGGGATGTCGCAAAAAAACGTCACGGAGATGATTGCCAATTTGTTCAAAGGCGACAACCTGCAGAAGGGTGTACGGATCAAGACGGACGGATCTGAAAATATTGTCGTCGAGCTGTATATTACGGTGAAATACGGCGTTTCTCTGTCAGCGGTTGCGGAAAACATTATCGACAAAGTAAAATATACGATTGAAAAAGAAACGGGCCTTAACGTACAGAGTGTGGATATTATTGTACAGGGGATCCAAATCTAA
- the rpmB gene encoding 50S ribosomal protein L28 — protein MAKYCEICSKGVVSGNKVSHSHRTSKRIWAPNVQRVRVIENGTPTRKYVCTRCLRSGKVERYV, from the coding sequence ATGGCAAAATATTGTGAGATTTGTTCAAAAGGCGTTGTGTCCGGCAACAAAGTCAGCCACTCGCACAGAACATCCAAGAGAATCTGGGCTCCAAATGTACAGCGTGTCAGGGTCATTGAAAATGGGACTCCTACAAGAAAATACGTATGCACACGTTGCCTTCGTTCTGGAAAAGTCGAACGTTACGTATAA
- a CDS encoding thiamine diphosphokinase: protein MKALLVASGIAPGRALFLRSAREADMTIAIDGGLRVFRDYGLVPDLIVGDMDSVEAELLKSYRVKSDLVAVPAEKNETDAALAVDEAVRRGAKKILLLGATGGRIDHLLSNLMLLKYALVKGTVLTLEDDEQEITLHRGIFDLYGQKGQTVSIIPMNQQAVVTAKGLYYPLEKLVLTNEKPRGVSNLFLTDHAVIESDDFVFICKNKQ, encoded by the coding sequence ATGAAAGCTTTATTGGTTGCTTCAGGGATTGCGCCTGGACGCGCCTTGTTTTTGCGCTCAGCCCGTGAAGCGGATATGACAATCGCAATTGATGGCGGGTTAAGGGTCTTCCGGGATTATGGCCTTGTTCCAGACCTGATCGTAGGTGATATGGATTCCGTGGAGGCGGAACTACTAAAGTCTTACCGTGTAAAAAGCGACTTAGTTGCAGTACCGGCAGAAAAAAACGAAACGGACGCAGCGCTCGCTGTGGACGAGGCAGTTAGGCGCGGAGCGAAAAAAATTCTGCTCCTTGGAGCGACGGGTGGACGAATAGACCATTTGCTTTCAAACCTGATGCTGCTGAAATATGCGCTGGTGAAAGGAACCGTACTCACGCTCGAGGATGATGAGCAGGAGATTACTCTTCACAGGGGGATTTTTGACCTATATGGTCAAAAAGGGCAGACAGTATCGATTATTCCCATGAATCAGCAGGCGGTGGTGACCGCGAAAGGGCTTTATTATCCGCTGGAAAAGCTTGTGCTTACCAATGAAAAGCCACGCGGGGTGAGCAATCTTTTTCTAACGGATCATGCGGTGATTGAAAGTGATGATTTTGTCTTTATCTGCAAGAATAAACAATAA
- the rpe gene encoding ribulose-phosphate 3-epimerase: MTKVAPSLLSADFCNMEQGVRMMECAGADYLHCDVMDGVFVPNISFGFQMISRLHDISDLPLDVHLMIVQPERYIERFAQAGADFITVHAEATDHLQRVLKQITQCGKKPGVVLNPATPLEMVRYILDDVDMILLMSVNPGYGGQSFIPAVMRKVADLRAMIDASGREIDIEVDGGVDMQNCTQLREAGATVLVAGSAVFGAEDPALAVRTLRGE; this comes from the coding sequence ATGACAAAAGTAGCACCTTCTTTATTATCGGCAGATTTTTGCAATATGGAGCAGGGCGTACGGATGATGGAGTGTGCGGGCGCGGACTATCTGCATTGCGACGTCATGGACGGCGTATTTGTTCCTAATATTTCTTTTGGATTCCAAATGATTTCACGCCTGCATGATATCAGCGACCTTCCGCTTGACGTACACCTGATGATTGTGCAGCCGGAACGTTATATCGAACGGTTTGCGCAAGCCGGCGCGGATTTTATTACGGTACATGCGGAAGCGACGGATCATTTACAGCGTGTATTGAAACAGATTACACAATGCGGCAAAAAGCCGGGAGTCGTGCTGAATCCGGCTACACCTCTTGAAATGGTCCGGTATATTCTTGACGACGTAGATATGATTTTGCTGATGTCGGTAAATCCGGGCTACGGTGGGCAGAGTTTTATTCCCGCGGTGATGCGGAAGGTTGCGGACCTTCGCGCGATGATCGACGCGTCGGGCAGGGAAATCGATATAGAAGTGGATGGTGGCGTGGACATGCAGAATTGTACACAGCTCCGGGAGGCCGGTGCGACCGTCCTTGTCGCGGGCAGCGCTGTGTTTGGTGCGGAAGATCCGGCGTTGGCGGTACGTACGCTGCGGGGGGAGTGA
- the rsgA gene encoding ribosome small subunit-dependent GTPase A, with protein MRGRIIKGIGGFYYVSDENGAVHECKARGRFRKEKMKPMVGDLVEFEELAGYNSIEEILPRKNEIRRPAVANIDRMLLVLSAGKPAADLLLADKLLIQAEQNNVVPLVVINKTDTDGKRAEELEEQYACYNTVLTSARNTEGIDALKERIRTLCVCLAGQSAVGKSSLINRLDESFDLETGGLSKKTDRGKHTTRQAELFYIKDCDAYVVDTPGFSMFDVEMKKKEIAGYYPDFSQFRQKCRFVSCLHDREPDCAVKQAVETGKINRERYERYLRIIHSLEEK; from the coding sequence ATCCGGGGAAGGATCATAAAAGGAATCGGCGGCTTCTATTATGTAAGCGATGAAAATGGCGCGGTGCATGAATGTAAAGCCCGCGGAAGATTCCGCAAGGAAAAAATGAAGCCTATGGTCGGCGATCTCGTGGAATTTGAGGAACTTGCAGGGTATAATTCCATCGAAGAGATATTGCCGCGCAAAAATGAGATCAGGCGTCCGGCGGTGGCAAATATCGATAGGATGCTATTGGTGCTTTCGGCGGGGAAGCCCGCAGCCGACCTGCTGCTTGCCGACAAATTGCTGATTCAGGCGGAGCAAAACAACGTTGTCCCGCTGGTCGTCATTAATAAGACGGATACGGACGGCAAGCGGGCCGAGGAGCTGGAGGAGCAATACGCATGTTATAATACGGTCCTGACCTCTGCCAGAAACACCGAGGGGATCGACGCACTGAAGGAACGAATCAGGACGCTGTGCGTTTGCCTTGCAGGACAGTCGGCGGTTGGGAAATCATCGCTGATTAACCGGCTGGATGAATCCTTTGATCTGGAAACCGGGGGACTCAGCAAAAAGACGGACCGCGGCAAACACACAACGCGGCAGGCAGAGCTGTTTTATATTAAGGACTGCGACGCATATGTTGTAGATACGCCCGGATTTTCCATGTTTGATGTGGAGATGAAAAAAAAAGAAATTGCGGGATATTACCCCGATTTTAGCCAGTTTAGACAAAAGTGCAGATTTGTTTCCTGCCTTCACGACAGGGAGCCGGACTGTGCGGTAAAACAAGCAGTAGAAACAGGCAAAATTAACCGCGAACGTTACGAACGGTATTTGCGGATTATTCATTCTTTGGAGGAAAAGTAA